The following is a genomic window from Flavobacteriales bacterium.
TGTTACGTTTAAAATCGATGATACGGTACTTTCTCTTGTGACCACCACCAATGTAGCGCATGGTCATTTTACCAGTGTTGTTTCTACCACCTGATTTGCTCTGTCCCTGTACCAAAGACTTTTCAGGTCTATCAGTAGTTACAGTTTCAAACGTACTAGCGACTTTATGTCTTTGTCCCGGAGTAGTCGGGTTCAGTTTTCTTACAGCCATGGTCTATCAGATATTGCTATAAAAATCAATGGATTGTCCTTCGGCCAGCGTAACAATAGCTTTCTTCACTGCAGATGTTCTTCCTACAATAAATTTGCTTTTGGTGTTTCTGCTTCGCTTTTTCCCTGGAATAATCATTGTGTTAACAGACTCAACATTAACGCCATACATCTTCTCCACGGCCTGCTTTACTTCAACCTTATTGGCCTTTCTATTGACAACGAAACCGTACTGACCGAGCTTAGCGCCCATGTCCGTCATTTTCTCAGTTATCAAAGGTTTAACAAGAACTTCCATCGCTTTATTAGCTTAAACTTTTCTCAATTGTCGCAATTGCACTCTCCGAAAGGAGTAGATTATTTGCGTTTAAAATACCGTAAGTGTTTAATTCTGACACAGTTACGACTTTCGCACCCTTCAAATTTCGGGAGGACAAATATATGTTTTTATCCTGCTCATTTAGAACTAGCAAAGTTTTTTTGTCTGATAGCTTCAAATTAGCCAAAAACTGAATGTATTCTTTCGTTTTTGCGGCATCGAATTTGAAGTCCTCAACCACTGTAATGGCATTATCATTGGCCATTAGAGACAAAGCTGATCTACGAGCTGCTTGCTTCAGCTTTTTGTTCAACTTGAAGCTGTGATCGTTTGGACGTGGACCGAATACTCGACCTCCACCTCTCAACAATGGGCTTTTGATGTCCCCAAAACGCGCTCCACCAGATCCTTTCTGCTTTCTGATCTTACGTGTACTTCCACGTACTTCAGATCGCTCTCTAGAGCTGCTGGTACCTTGGCGTTGGTTGGCCAAATATTGCTTTACGTCTAGGTAGATGGCATGCTCATTCGGAGTTATTCCGAAAACGTCTGCGCTCAACTTCACTTTTTTGGAAGTTGCCTTACCTGCTTTGTCTACTACTGCTAATTCCATTATTACTTCTCTACAATAATGTATGAACCTTTAGCTCCTGGAACAGCACCACTCAAAACAAGTAGATTTCTTTCTGCATCCACAGCCAAAACCTGAAGGTTCTGAACTTTAACTCTTTTATCACCGGTCTGTCCACCCATTCTAAGGCCTTTGAAAACCCTAGCAGGATAAGAACATGCACCAACTGAACCCGGGTGACGTGCCCTGTTGTGCTGACCGTGAGTGGCTTGACCAACTCCAGCGAATCCATGACGTTTTACAACACCTTGAAATCCTTTTCCCTTTGATTTGGCGACAACATCCACGTAATCTCCTTCTACGAAGATATCTGCTACTCCGATCTCAGCTCCCAATACGGCAGACTCAAATTGTGTGTAGCCATGTGTTGTTCTGAACTCCACCATCTTACGCTTCGGCTCTGTTTTGGCCTTTTTGAAGTGACCATTGAGCGCTGAAGTAGTTCGTTTGGCTTTGCGTTCGCCAGTTCCTAATTGAATAGCTGTGTAACCATCTGTCTCAGTAGTTTTTACTTGAGTGACAGCACACGGTTCAATTTCGAGAACGGTACATGGAATGTTCTTACCTGTAGCATCGTACAAGCTAGTCATTCCTATTTTCTTTCCTATAAGTCCAGACATGACCTAATTATTTACTGGTTAACTCTAACGTTATACTTTAATCTCCACTTCTACTCCACTTGGCAATTCCAGTTTCATCAACGAATCAACTGTTTTAGCCGTGCTGCTGTAGATATCCAACAGTCTCTTGTAAGAGCTGAATTGGAACTGCTCTCTCGACTTTTTGTTAACGTGCGTAGAGCGAAGCACCGTGTAGATCTTTTTGTGTGTTGGCAAAGGAATCGGTCCACTAACGATGGCTCCGGTTGCTTTTACTGTCTTCACAATTTTCTCAGCGCTCTTGTCAACCAAGTTATGGTCGTACGATTTGAGCTTTATTCTTATTCTCTGTGTCATGATTCTTATTGACTAGTTAGGGTTTGAGGCATCAAACCCCTCTACACTTTTTCTCCTTTTACACGTGCAATTACTTCTTCAGAAACGTTTCTTGGACATGGCTCGAAGTGATCGAATTCCATGGTAGATGTCGCTCTACCTGAAGTAATCGTTCTCAATTGAGTAACATATCCGAACATCTCTGAAAGTGGCACAAGACATTTAACAACCTGAGCTGTTCCTCTGCTGTCCATTCCTTGCATCTGACCACGTCTTCTGTTAAGGTCACCCATAACGTCTCCCATGTTCTCTTCTGGAGTAACAACTTCAACCTTCATGATCGGCTCAAGCAGCACTGGACCTGCTTTTCTAGCAGCTTCTTTGTAAGCGATCTGCGCGCAGATTTCAAACGAAAGGGCATCCGAGTCAACCGCGTGGAATGATCCATCATTCAAGGTCACTTTCATCGTGTCCATTTTGAAGCCAGCCAATACACCATTGTTCATGGCCATTTTGAAACCTTTCTCAATAGATGGGATGAATTCTCTTGGAATGTTACCACCGCTGATCTTGTTTTCAAACTGAAGACCTTCTCCAACGAAATCTGCATCAACAGGTCCCAATTCGAATTGGATATCAGCGAATTTACCACGACCACCAGATTGTTTCTTGTAAACCTCGCGGTGTGCAACCTTACCAGTGATAGCCTCTTTATAAGTTACCTGTGGAGCTCCTTGATTAACCTCAACCTTGAACTCTCGTCTCAATCGGTCGATGATGATCTCAAGGTGAAGCTCGCCCATACCAGAGATAACTGTTTGACCAGAATCTTGATCTGTGTGTACAACAAAGGTTGGATCTTCTTCTGCCAATTTACCAAGAGCAACACCCAACTTATCCATGTCGGCCTGTGTCTTAGGCTCGATGGCCAATCCGATCACTGGCTCTGGGAAATTCATTGATTCCAGAATGATAGGAAACTTCTCATCGCAAAGCGTATCGCCTGTTTTGATGTCTTTGAAACCTACCGCAGCACCTATATCACCTGCTTCGATGAATGGAATTGAGTTCTGCTTGTTTGCGTGCATTTGGAAGATACGTGATATACGCTCTTTCTTCCCTGTACGTGTATTGAATACGTAAGAACCAGCCTCCAATCTTCCAGAATAAGCACGGAAGAAGCAAAGACGACCTACGAATGGATCGGTAGCAATTTTAAACGCAAGTGCTGAAAATGGCTCTGAAACCTCTGGTTTTCTGCTTACAGGCTCATCCGTGTCTGGATTGGTTCCTGTGATGTTCTCCATGTCAAGCGGGCTTGGCATCAATTCCATCACGTAATCCAACATGGTCTGCACACCTTTGTTCTTGAAAGCAGAACCGCACAACATAGGGATTACCTTATTGGCTACACATGCTTTACGAAGAGCCGAAATAACTTCAGCCTCTGTAATAGATGCTGGATCATCGAAGTATTTCTCCATCAAGGTATCATCGAAATCAGCAACTGACTCCAACAATTTCTCTCTCCACTCATCTACTTCAGCCTTCATATCAGCAGGAATTTCTACTTCCTTGAAGGTCATTCCATGATCATCCTCGTTCCATACCATTGCACGGTAGTAAACAAGGTCAACCACCCCTTTGAAGGTCTCTTCTGCTCCGATAGGCAATTGTAATGGAACTGCATTACCACCCAACATTTCGCGCACTTGCTTAACGACTTTCAAGAAGTCAGCGCCTGAACGGTCCATCTTGTTTACAAAACCAAGACGTGTAACGTTGTAATTATCGGCCAATCTCCAGTTAGTCTCTGATTGTGGCTCAACACCATCAACAGCAGAGAAAAGGAATACAAGACCGTCCAATACACGTAGCGAACGATTTACCTCAACGGTAAAGTCAACGTGTCCTGGTGTGTCAATGATATTAATCTTGTAATTGTCGTCTTTGTATTTCCAAAAACATGTAGTAGCAGCTGAAGTAATGGTGATACCACGCTCCTGCTCTTGCTCCATCCAGTCCATAGTAGCGGCACCATCATGCACCTCACCTATCTTGTGATTAACACCTGCATAGAAAAGGATACGCTCAGTAGTTGTTGTCTTACCCGCATCAATGTGGGCAGCAATACCAATGTTCCTTGTATATCTTAAGTCAGCCATCTTCTTTCTACTACCTTATTAGAACTTGAAATGAGAGAAGGCTTTATTTGCCTCTGCCATTCTCAATGTATCTTCTTTCTTCTTGTAAGCTGCGCCTTCTTCTTTTGCAGCAGCAATGATCTCTGCAGCCAATTTTCTGGCCATCGATTTATCATTACGTTTTTTAGCATACATGATCATCCATGTAATACCCAATGCCAATTTTCTTTTTGGACGAACTTCGATAGGAATTTGGAAGGTAGACCCACCTACTCTTCTACTTTTCACCTCAACAGGAGGCATGATATTGTTCAATGCTTTTTTGAACACATCCAACCCGTTCTCCTCTTCGCCTGCTTTTTGATCAACGATAGCAATGGCATCGTAGAAAACAGTAAGCGCTACACTTTTCTTTCCATCAAGCATTAAGCTATTGACGAAACGAGTTACCAAAGTATCCTTGAATTTAGGATCTGGAACTAACTCTCTTTTTTTAGGAATCGACTTTCTCATTGTCTATAGACTCTTAATGCTTATGCTTTTTTCACCTTTGGACGTTTCGTACCATACTTGGAACGACCTTGTTTTCTATCACCAACACCTGCAGTATCCAATGCACCACGAACGATGTGGTAACGAACACCTGGAAGGTCTTTTACTCTACCACCTCTTACCAACACAATAGAGTGCTCTTGTAGGTTGTGTCCTTCTCCACCGATATAAGAGTTAACCTCTTTACCATTGGTTAGACGAACCCTTGCTACTTTTCTCATAGCTGAATTCGGTTTCTTTGGAGTGGTTGTATATACTCTAATACAAACACCTCTTCTTTGCGGACAAGAATCTAATGCAGCCGATTTA
Proteins encoded in this region:
- the rpsL gene encoding 30S ribosomal protein S12: MPTIQQLVRNGRKTITNKSKSAALDSCPQRRGVCIRVYTTTPKKPNSAMRKVARVRLTNGKEVNSYIGGEGHNLQEHSIVLVRGGRVKDLPGVRYHIVRGALDTAGVGDRKQGRSKYGTKRPKVKKA
- the rpsG gene encoding 30S ribosomal protein S7, which produces MRKSIPKKRELVPDPKFKDTLVTRFVNSLMLDGKKSVALTVFYDAIAIVDQKAGEEENGLDVFKKALNNIMPPVEVKSRRVGGSTFQIPIEVRPKRKLALGITWMIMYAKKRNDKSMARKLAAEIIAAAKEEGAAYKKKEDTLRMAEANKAFSHFKF
- the rplD gene encoding 50S ribosomal protein L4, whose amino-acid sequence is MELAVVDKAGKATSKKVKLSADVFGITPNEHAIYLDVKQYLANQRQGTSSSRERSEVRGSTRKIRKQKGSGGARFGDIKSPLLRGGGRVFGPRPNDHSFKLNKKLKQAARRSALSLMANDNAITVVEDFKFDAAKTKEYIQFLANLKLSDKKTLLVLNEQDKNIYLSSRNLKGAKVVTVSELNTYGILNANNLLLSESAIATIEKSLS
- the fusA gene encoding elongation factor G, which encodes MADLRYTRNIGIAAHIDAGKTTTTERILFYAGVNHKIGEVHDGAATMDWMEQEQERGITITSAATTCFWKYKDDNYKINIIDTPGHVDFTVEVNRSLRVLDGLVFLFSAVDGVEPQSETNWRLADNYNVTRLGFVNKMDRSGADFLKVVKQVREMLGGNAVPLQLPIGAEETFKGVVDLVYYRAMVWNEDDHGMTFKEVEIPADMKAEVDEWREKLLESVADFDDTLMEKYFDDPASITEAEVISALRKACVANKVIPMLCGSAFKNKGVQTMLDYVMELMPSPLDMENITGTNPDTDEPVSRKPEVSEPFSALAFKIATDPFVGRLCFFRAYSGRLEAGSYVFNTRTGKKERISRIFQMHANKQNSIPFIEAGDIGAAVGFKDIKTGDTLCDEKFPIILESMNFPEPVIGLAIEPKTQADMDKLGVALGKLAEEDPTFVVHTDQDSGQTVISGMGELHLEIIIDRLRREFKVEVNQGAPQVTYKEAITGKVAHREVYKKQSGGRGKFADIQFELGPVDADFVGEGLQFENKISGGNIPREFIPSIEKGFKMAMNNGVLAGFKMDTMKVTLNDGSFHAVDSDALSFEICAQIAYKEAARKAGPVLLEPIMKVEVVTPEENMGDVMGDLNRRRGQMQGMDSRGTAQVVKCLVPLSEMFGYVTQLRTITSGRATSTMEFDHFEPCPRNVSEEVIARVKGEKV
- the rplC gene encoding 50S ribosomal protein L3: MSGLIGKKIGMTSLYDATGKNIPCTVLEIEPCAVTQVKTTETDGYTAIQLGTGERKAKRTTSALNGHFKKAKTEPKRKMVEFRTTHGYTQFESAVLGAEIGVADIFVEGDYVDVVAKSKGKGFQGVVKRHGFAGVGQATHGQHNRARHPGSVGACSYPARVFKGLRMGGQTGDKRVKVQNLQVLAVDAERNLLVLSGAVPGAKGSYIIVEK
- the rplW gene encoding 50S ribosomal protein L23 gives rise to the protein MEVLVKPLITEKMTDMGAKLGQYGFVVNRKANKVEVKQAVEKMYGVNVESVNTMIIPGKKRSRNTKSKFIVGRTSAVKKAIVTLAEGQSIDFYSNI
- the rpsJ gene encoding 30S ribosomal protein S10, translating into MTQRIRIKLKSYDHNLVDKSAEKIVKTVKATGAIVSGPIPLPTHKKIYTVLRSTHVNKKSREQFQFSSYKRLLDIYSSTAKTVDSLMKLELPSGVEVEIKV